In Alphaproteobacteria bacterium, the genomic window GTAAGTTGTTTATTTTAATGGTAAATCTGGTTTTAACAACTTAATTCACATGCGAAATAGAAATACTTAGCCGAGCGACTTGCCTGGAATCGCCGAATATGCCACTATAGTTAGGATTTTACCTTACAAAGCTCCCTATGCTAAAACTCTATGTCGATGCCGATGCCTGCCCCGTTAAGGACGAAGCCATTCAGGTGGCCAGCCGCCATAAAATGGAAGTGTTTATGGTTAGTAATGGTGGTGTACGACCAAGCAGGGACCCCATGGTGCATTCGATTATTGTGGAACACGCATTCGATGCTGCCGATAATTGGATCGTCGAACACGTTGAAGCCGATGATGTCGTTGTCACCGCCGATATCCTGCTGGCGCAACGATGCCTGCATAATGGCGCTACCGCCATTAATCCAAATGGCAAACTTTTTACGGCCAATAATATTGGCTCGGCCGTTGCCATGCGGGCGCTTCATAGTCAATTACGTGAAACCGGCGAAATATCCAATTATAACCCCAGCTTCTCCAAACAAGACCGCTCCCATTTCTTGCAGAGCCTGGAGAATGCGATTCAGAAAATAAAACACTCCTAGAACGTGCTCATTAAAAAAAATTAGTAATTAAAGATCATTCAATAGTCAATTTTAAATTATATTGATTGACAACTCTTTCAACTTCATATAAAAAACCTCAGCTCTATTTTGACTCTTTTT contains:
- a CDS encoding YaiI/YqxD family protein produces the protein MLKLYVDADACPVKDEAIQVASRHKMEVFMVSNGGVRPSRDPMVHSIIVEHAFDAADNWIVEHVEADDVVVTADILLAQRCLHNGATAINPNGKLFTANNIGSAVAMRALHSQLRETGEISNYNPSFSKQDRSHFLQSLENAIQKIKHS